One Kineococcus radiotolerans SRS30216 = ATCC BAA-149 DNA window includes the following coding sequences:
- a CDS encoding carbohydrate ABC transporter permease → MTTLHRVPAARPRTTPWRSWGTFLLLAGPNVALLVLFVYKPLIQNVQYSLLHWNLGSDTATAIGLENYRNYFSDPKTPAVLLTTLVFAVVTVGGCMAIGLALARLLDRELRGRTFVRAAVFAPYVLSGVAVGMCWLFVFDPQYGLVSGLLRGLGLTSPNWYNDPDWALAMVCIVYLWKYVGYVAIIYLAALQSVPGDLLEAAQIDGASPLRTFWSIVFPLLSPTTLFLSVTVFIESNSGGSFDIIRAMTKGGPLEGTTTMVYQVYQEAFVDGSAGYASAIATLLFLGLLAVTLVQMVFIERKVHYR, encoded by the coding sequence TTGACGACCCTCCACCGGGTCCCCGCCGCGCGCCCGCGCACCACGCCCTGGCGCTCCTGGGGGACCTTCCTGCTCCTCGCCGGGCCCAACGTCGCGCTCCTGGTCCTGTTCGTCTACAAGCCGCTGATCCAGAACGTGCAGTACTCGCTGCTGCACTGGAACCTCGGGTCGGACACGGCGACGGCCATCGGCCTGGAGAACTACCGGAACTACTTCAGCGACCCCAAGACCCCCGCCGTGCTGCTGACGACGCTCGTCTTCGCCGTCGTCACCGTGGGGGGCTGCATGGCCATCGGCCTGGCCCTGGCCCGGCTGCTGGACCGGGAGCTGCGCGGCCGGACGTTCGTGCGGGCCGCGGTGTTCGCGCCCTACGTGCTCTCCGGGGTCGCGGTCGGCATGTGCTGGCTCTTCGTCTTCGACCCGCAGTACGGGCTGGTCTCGGGCCTGCTGCGCGGTCTCGGCCTCACCTCGCCCAACTGGTACAACGACCCGGACTGGGCCCTGGCCATGGTCTGCATCGTGTACCTCTGGAAGTACGTCGGGTACGTCGCGATCATCTACCTCGCCGCGCTCCAGTCCGTCCCCGGCGACCTCCTGGAGGCCGCGCAGATCGACGGGGCCTCCCCGCTGCGCACCTTCTGGTCCATCGTGTTCCCGCTGCTGTCGCCCACCACGCTGTTCCTCAGCGTCACGGTGTTCATCGAGTCGAACTCGGGCGGGTCCTTCGACATCATCCGCGCGATGACCAAGGGCGGCCCGCTGGAGGGCACCACCACGATGGTCTACCAGGTCTACCAGGAGGCGTTCGTCGACGGTTCCGCCGGCTACGCCTCCGCCATCGCCACCCTGCTGTTCCTCGGGCTGCTGGCGGTCACCCTGGTCCAGATGGTGTTCATCGAGCGGAAGGTGCACTACCGGTGA
- a CDS encoding DNA-formamidopyrimidine glycosylase family protein, translating into MPEGDTVYRLARRLDAGLSGRVLRAADLRVPRFATLDLSGARVRETVSRGKHLLTRLDVEGSSLPGPATLHTHLRMDGQWSVLAPGKRLPRHLEPDVRVLLRTDGPTAVALRMPVVEVVPTAEEATVVGHLGPDLLDATTPVDERVRAAVANLRRRPERGLKAALLDQRNLAGLGNLWADELCYLRGHDPWTPVGQVPLEPLVRLAVKLLAFSVSPSGAMQVTTGDTRPGHQHWVSGRAGQPCRRCGTTILVRAEVPGDPEQRRTWWCPHCQR; encoded by the coding sequence GTGCCCGAGGGAGACACCGTGTACCGGCTGGCGCGCAGGCTCGACGCCGGCCTGTCCGGTCGGGTGCTGCGCGCGGCCGACCTGCGGGTGCCGCGGTTCGCGACGCTGGACCTCTCCGGGGCGCGGGTGCGCGAGACGGTCTCGCGGGGCAAGCACCTGCTGACCCGCCTCGACGTCGAGGGCAGTTCGCTGCCGGGCCCCGCGACCCTGCACACCCACCTGCGGATGGACGGGCAGTGGTCCGTCCTCGCGCCCGGCAAGCGGCTGCCGCGCCACCTCGAACCCGACGTGCGGGTGCTGCTGCGCACCGACGGCCCCACCGCGGTCGCCCTGCGGATGCCGGTGGTGGAGGTCGTCCCCACCGCGGAGGAGGCGACGGTGGTGGGGCACCTGGGCCCGGACCTCCTCGACGCCACCACCCCCGTGGACGAGCGCGTGCGCGCCGCGGTGGCGAACCTCCGCCGCCGCCCCGAGCGCGGGCTCAAGGCGGCGCTGCTGGACCAGCGGAACCTCGCCGGCCTGGGCAACCTGTGGGCCGACGAGCTGTGCTACCTGCGCGGCCACGACCCCTGGACCCCGGTGGGGCAGGTGCCGCTGGAACCCCTCGTCCGCCTGGCCGTGAAGCTCCTGGCGTTCTCGGTGAGCCCGTCCGGGGCGATGCAGGTGACCACGGGGGACACCCGCCCGGGTCACCAGCACTGGGTGTCGGGGCGCGCGGGGCAGCCGTGCCGGCGGTGCGGGACGACGATCCTCGTCCGGGCCGAGGTGCCCGGCGACCCCGAGCAGCGCCGCACCTGGTGGTGCCCGCACTGCCAGCGGTGA
- a CDS encoding esterase-like activity of phytase family protein, protein MRRTLASAVVLAAACTLAASGVAASAAPAGTASPATARCSGAVALTGFSDHLDETVFEGRAVANLSALAPRADGSLLALSDRSELFTLDREREPAAAVTLRDEAGAELDSEGLVVDRDGTVWVSSELDPSVRHHGTDGALLGSLPLPDALRTAPAGRARENLSLEGLTLSADGLTLFSNVEEELLGDADGVLRIQTWQRPDPSSPFALGVQHAYRADPGLGVPELLATPDGRLLVVERGFTAQVGNTVRLYVADPAAGSDVGAVEHLAEDAPVLPKTLLADLVTCPTLGAVAEQAQLNPLLDNVEGAAVLSAQGDRRLRVLLVSDDNERPTQTTRFYDLDVTLPVRGT, encoded by the coding sequence GTGAGAAGAACCCTGGCCTCCGCCGTCGTCCTCGCCGCCGCCTGCACCCTCGCCGCGTCCGGGGTCGCCGCGAGCGCCGCCCCCGCCGGCACCGCCTCACCGGCGACCGCCCGCTGCAGCGGCGCCGTCGCGCTGACGGGCTTCTCCGACCACCTCGACGAGACGGTCTTCGAGGGCCGGGCCGTGGCGAACCTGTCCGCGCTGGCCCCGCGGGCGGACGGTTCCCTGCTGGCGCTCTCGGACCGGTCGGAGCTGTTCACCCTGGACCGCGAGCGGGAACCGGCGGCCGCGGTGACCCTGCGGGACGAGGCCGGCGCCGAGCTCGACAGCGAGGGGCTGGTGGTCGACCGCGACGGGACCGTCTGGGTGTCCTCCGAGCTCGACCCCTCGGTCCGGCACCACGGCACCGACGGGGCGCTGCTGGGTTCCCTGCCCCTGCCCGACGCCCTGCGGACCGCTCCGGCGGGACGCGCCCGGGAGAACCTGTCGCTGGAGGGGCTGACCCTCTCCGCCGACGGCCTGACGCTGTTCTCGAACGTCGAGGAGGAACTGCTCGGGGACGCCGACGGGGTCCTGCGGATCCAGACCTGGCAGCGCCCCGACCCGTCCTCGCCCTTCGCGCTCGGGGTCCAGCACGCCTACCGGGCCGACCCCGGCCTCGGGGTCCCCGAGCTGCTCGCCACCCCCGACGGGCGCCTCCTCGTCGTGGAACGCGGGTTCACCGCCCAGGTCGGCAACACCGTGCGGCTGTACGTGGCCGACCCGGCGGCGGGGTCCGACGTCGGGGCCGTGGAGCACCTGGCGGAGGACGCCCCGGTGCTGCCCAAGACGCTGCTGGCCGACCTGGTGACCTGTCCGACGCTGGGCGCGGTGGCCGAGCAGGCGCAGCTGAACCCGCTGCTCGACAACGTCGAGGGCGCGGCGGTGCTGTCGGCGCAGGGGGACCGGCGGCTGCGGGTGCTGCTGGTGAGCGACGACAACGAGCGCCCGACCCAGACCACGCGGTTCTACGACCTGGACGTGACGCTGCCGGTGCGGGGGACCTGA
- a CDS encoding YibE/F family protein, with amino-acid sequence MEHSHQHAAEPPAPLPRRTRDVLTAVVLAVLVVAAAGIVATWPRDVPSASTGYVGAQTVRGEVTGTRMHTCRAELAEERLPDGTMPETVQCPDATVAVDGAGIVTVPVPAAVFHGGLGPGDRVALTRYPAEAGAAEAYVWEDFDRRLPLAVVLVVFVLFTVLVGRRRGVAALVGLGLGGAAIAFHVVPALLTEQNAVVVGLSSSTAVMGVVIYLTHGLSARTTVAYLGTVAGLLVTAVAAVLAVDGSHLAGLDDESSYTVTVLTGAVDLRGVVLAGTLVAALGLLNDVTITQAAAVWEVRAAAPHAGFRDLFAAGMRVGRDHLASTVYTVTFAYAGAALPTLLLVRLYDQPAGQLLNSSAIAEELVRSAVGGIALAVTVPVTTALAAALVARSPVAPGAGEVTR; translated from the coding sequence GTGGAGCACTCGCACCAGCACGCCGCGGAACCCCCGGCCCCGCTGCCGCGCCGCACGCGCGACGTCCTGACCGCCGTCGTCCTCGCGGTGCTCGTGGTGGCCGCCGCGGGCATCGTCGCGACCTGGCCCCGCGACGTCCCCTCGGCCTCGACGGGGTACGTGGGCGCCCAGACCGTGCGCGGGGAGGTGACGGGGACGCGGATGCACACCTGCCGCGCGGAGCTCGCGGAGGAGCGGCTGCCGGACGGCACGATGCCGGAGACGGTGCAGTGCCCGGACGCCACCGTCGCCGTCGACGGCGCGGGCATTGTCACCGTGCCCGTCCCGGCCGCGGTGTTCCACGGCGGCCTCGGCCCGGGCGACCGGGTCGCGCTGACCCGCTACCCCGCCGAGGCCGGGGCCGCGGAGGCCTACGTGTGGGAGGACTTCGACCGCCGCCTCCCGCTGGCGGTCGTCCTCGTCGTGTTCGTGCTGTTCACGGTGCTCGTCGGGCGGCGGCGGGGGGTGGCCGCCCTCGTCGGGCTCGGGCTGGGCGGGGCGGCCATCGCGTTCCACGTCGTGCCGGCGCTGCTGACCGAGCAGAACGCGGTCGTCGTGGGGCTGAGCTCCTCGACGGCGGTGATGGGGGTGGTGATCTACCTGACCCACGGGCTGTCCGCGCGCACGACGGTGGCCTACCTGGGGACGGTCGCGGGGTTGCTCGTCACCGCGGTCGCCGCCGTCCTCGCCGTGGACGGCAGCCACCTGGCGGGGCTGGACGACGAGAGCTCCTACACGGTCACGGTCCTCACCGGCGCCGTGGACCTGCGCGGGGTCGTCCTGGCCGGGACCCTCGTCGCGGCCCTGGGCCTGCTGAACGACGTCACCATCACCCAGGCCGCGGCGGTGTGGGAGGTCCGCGCCGCGGCCCCGCACGCGGGGTTCCGCGACCTGTTCGCGGCGGGCATGCGGGTGGGGCGGGACCACCTGGCCTCGACCGTCTACACCGTGACGTTCGCCTACGCGGGAGCCGCGCTGCCGACGCTGCTGCTGGTGCGCCTCTACGACCAGCCCGCGGGGCAGCTGCTGAACTCCTCCGCGATCGCGGAGGAGCTCGTCCGCTCCGCGGTGGGGGGGATCGCGCTGGCCGTCACGGTGCCGGTGACGACGGCCCTGGCGGCCGCGCTGGTGGCCCGGTCCCCGGTGGCGCCGGGGGCGGGGGAGGTCACCCGGTGA
- a CDS encoding MFS transporter, with the protein MPTRPKLRAVRTLPPPVRLFLLSQLAFNVGFYLVVPFLAAHLSSGLGLAGWVVGIVLGVRTFSQQGLFLVGGALTDRFGVRPVLLTGCLVRIAGFCTLAATTSLPGVLAGTVLTGFAAALFSPAVETGLAHEGRRLEDGGGITRAELFALDDVVGKVGSLVGPVLGAVLLAVEFRTTCLVAAGIFGLVLVLNARWAPRDHGTVRETSVSAGWSAVLRNRRFLLFAALYSTLLLAYNQMYLALPVELERATGSQDALGLMFVLAAVVTVTAQVPLARWARRRGAATALPLGFAVSALAFGLVAAATFAPAPGWVPALAPAAAFVVVLHLGSALAGPVARDLVPPLAGERYVGAHYGALASGGGLAVLLGSTAVGALLEPGAGLPWLLLTALLLASAAGLALASRRPARPLTG; encoded by the coding sequence GTGCCCACCCGCCCGAAGCTCCGCGCGGTGCGCACCCTGCCACCGCCCGTCCGGTTGTTCCTGCTGAGCCAGCTGGCGTTCAACGTCGGGTTCTACCTCGTCGTGCCCTTCCTCGCCGCGCACCTGTCCTCCGGCCTCGGGCTGGCGGGCTGGGTCGTGGGGATCGTCCTGGGGGTCCGGACGTTCAGCCAGCAGGGCCTGTTCCTCGTCGGGGGGGCGCTCACCGACCGGTTCGGCGTCCGGCCCGTCCTGCTCACCGGCTGCCTGGTCCGCATCGCCGGGTTCTGCACCCTGGCCGCAACGACGTCGCTGCCGGGGGTGCTGGCCGGGACCGTCCTCACGGGTTTCGCCGCGGCCCTGTTCTCCCCCGCGGTCGAGACCGGCCTCGCCCACGAGGGGCGGCGGCTCGAGGACGGCGGCGGCATCACCCGCGCGGAGCTGTTCGCCCTCGACGACGTCGTCGGCAAGGTGGGCTCCCTGGTCGGCCCCGTCCTGGGCGCGGTCCTGCTGGCGGTGGAGTTCCGCACGACGTGCCTCGTCGCCGCGGGGATCTTCGGGCTCGTCCTCGTGCTCAACGCGCGGTGGGCCCCGCGCGACCACGGCACGGTGCGGGAGACGTCGGTGAGCGCGGGGTGGTCCGCCGTCCTGCGCAACCGGCGGTTCCTGCTCTTCGCGGCCCTGTACTCGACGCTGCTGCTGGCCTACAACCAGATGTACCTGGCCCTGCCGGTGGAACTGGAACGGGCCACCGGTTCCCAGGACGCCCTCGGGCTGATGTTCGTCCTCGCCGCGGTCGTCACCGTCACCGCGCAGGTCCCGCTGGCGCGCTGGGCCCGGCGCCGCGGCGCCGCCACGGCCCTGCCCCTGGGGTTCGCGGTGTCCGCGCTGGCCTTCGGCCTCGTCGCGGCGGCCACCTTCGCGCCGGCCCCCGGGTGGGTGCCGGCGCTCGCTCCCGCGGCGGCCTTCGTCGTGGTGCTGCACCTGGGCTCGGCGCTGGCCGGCCCGGTGGCCCGCGACCTCGTCCCGCCGCTGGCGGGGGAGCGGTACGTCGGGGCCCACTACGGGGCGCTGGCCTCCGGCGGCGGGCTGGCCGTCCTGCTGGGCTCCACCGCGGTGGGGGCGCTGCTGGAACCCGGCGCGGGGCTGCCGTGGCTGCTGCTGACGGCGCTGCTGCTGGCCTCCGCGGCCGGCCTGGCGCTGGCCTCGCGGCGGCCGGCCCGCCCCCTCACCGGGTGA